Genomic segment of Phycodurus eques isolate BA_2022a chromosome 13, UOR_Pequ_1.1, whole genome shotgun sequence:
TCCACAAAGTGTCAAGGATCAAATTCTAGGAAATATTTGATTGAATTGCAGacccacacatgcacaatcAAGAGTACTTGAACATTTAACTCAATTGGTTAAAATTTATGAAATACTGATGGAACAATCACTGTGCATAGAGAATACAATTTAATATTTCTGAATAAAATTATAGATAAGTCATTCAGAGGGAGATGTGAGACTGAACGTACCTCCAGTATAAGAGACAGAACAGCATGTGCCAAAATAATGATGAGCAGCGTAATGCGCCAGTCGTAGGGAATGGTTGCAAACTGAGGGGAGAAGAGAAACAGAATGGCAGAGAAGGAAGCACATATACAATTTCTGCCAATCACTACAACTTGTCAAGTGTAGTGACGTCTCCCTGAAGACTGCTTAACCAGAGCATTATACTTGTATCCGTGGTGGGCATCAATGGCcgacatttacaacctaaattctaacatTGTTTCCGTGAAACCGTtgtaatttattcccaacagtccattctcttcatttcatagcatttttcttggctgcactgcttgcAGTATGTGTATGTTGAATTTATCGtttaatcagatttcagcctctatgtgttgccatgccaagctaatctgcccagggacttcaaaatcagtagtgctggctcatgtaatccatccatccattttctgacccgcttctcctcactagggtcgcgggcgtgctggagcctatcccagctgtcatcggccaggaggcggggtacaccctgaactggtcgccagccaattgcagagcacatagtaacaaacaaccatttgcactcacagtcatgcctacaggcaatttagagtctccaattaatgcatgtttttgggatgtgggaggaaaccggagtgccccgagaaaacccacgcaggcacggggagaacatgcaaactccacacaggtggggaaggtgactgaaccccggtcctcagaactttgaggcagacgctctaaccagtagtccaccgGGCCGCCGGCTCATGTAAtctaaactatattagcaatgcgACAGTGTTTTAACCAATAAGATTTAAAATCTTTCTCACAAtaacgtcagcatttttccaccCTCTGGTTGgttggtggcggcacggtggccgactggttagagcgtcagcctcacagttctgaggacccaggttcaatccccggccccgcctgtgtggagtttgcatgttctccccgtgcctgcgtgggttttctccgggcactccggtttcctcccacatcccaaaaacatgcattaattggagactctaaattgcccgtaggcatgactgtgagtgcaaatggttgtttgttactatgtgctctgcaattggctggcgaccagttcagggtgtaccccgcctcctggccgatgacagctgggataggctccagcacgcccgcgaccctagtgaggagaagcggctcagaaaatggatggatggatggatggttggttgGTCAAAGCAAAACTACTACAGCCAAGTAAAACGTCTGTAGTGATCCagacacattaatacatttgaatttgttATACCTACAATGGCTGATGGAGGAGAAATCGGCTTGGTTTTTAAGATacttaatttatttacaaagacTTTTCCAGAAAAACTAGAAATTGTGTTAACAATAAGGGTCTCAGGATTGACCCTTGGGGGAACCCCATAGGTCATAGCCATTTAGTCTACTATAGATGGTTTCGAGAAATTGAaacgtgatagtggtggtattaattGGTGGATTAAGTCAAGTTCCTACGAAAGGTCCAGGTACCAAATCTACAGCCCACCACTGACTGGTGGGTAGGTGGGTGAGTAGAGTCAGTCGTTTAATAGATGCATGAAAACAAGGTTTACCATCATCATCTCATCTACAGCAGGAATGGGATACAGCATGATGAACAGGAGGAAAGCATATAGAATAGCGCAGGTCAACACAAATGACCCTGTAATTTCAAACACAGAAAAGGTGAGTTAAATCAGGGTAAACATGACCTCTGGAACAGCAATTCCCAATCACTATGCCGCGAAACCTGGATGGCAGAAGTTACAATTAAACGATGTATCTGCCTGTTACCGTTCATACAATAGAAAAATGACTTGTGTCCAGctaaacaagcccagatttcacaccagtaaatacatttgggagtaaaggcttctttatactcacacgggcggcgaccgcgctgacgtcactccggctatcccgcacgcagtttgcctttatactcgagcgcaaccgacgtgcgcagttttgaaaatgtactgcagttttcCTCcgagtcgggggtgtcgctatggctggtattggctaggacaccacagggtggagtttctggTAAccgtttttactttactttcagtaacaaggaacaaagcaacaacaatggcaaccgtggaatagagtctgctagaacaaatgcaCCGAGATGACCACATgctacgtttaattatgctccAAAATTggtcaagaaggcggcggcgtacaTGGTATGTACGTCATCACAACATGTGAccaaaacggaccaatcacgagagatgatctccgcggcattctacgcgcagcaacaatttttgccgtgtgcacgTCAAGTGATGCACAGGGGTCACGcgggccaatgcgtcggtcacgtgatgcaatgcgggcgttgtcgggtAAATTGGGACAAGCTCATAATTTCTGGATATctaatttttgtgacattttcattaAGTGGTGTTGCGAgagatttttttctaatgtatatctgccttggctcaataaaggctgctctaaaaaaaagtaaatatttttcttttttttaaatctagtgAGATTTGAGTAAACCATGAGAAATTATGATAAAACTAATGGTCACAAATGAAAGCTTATTCTATGTTGACAACAGTTTCTTTTCCATACACACTGTCTTACAGTTTTTATAGCTTGGTTGTCTAAAGGGTTTTCCTTTGGAGAAGACAACAGCGACAATCAAATACTGGAAGGCAGAAACGTAGAAGAGGGAAGTGCTTTCAAAGCTCTTGATGATATAGAGGCCTTCAGCTTCAGTTTGATTGAGGCTGTATGTGTCAATGAAGCTGGACTCATTGCGTTTCCTGCAATAGAGGAGAGAGATTTGttcataaatacagtacacgTCCATTTTAGCAACACGACCAACTCGAGATCCACGATTGAAAATGACCGAACTGTAATCCAATGGCCATTTTTCAACTGTTATCCTATTCTATTTGTACCATAAAAGTTGtgcaacaaaacaatacagtCAGGTTCCAAAAATAAGCTGAGGAACTGTTTCCATTGATAGTTACACTCATTTGAAATCTTCCCCCCATATTTGCGACTCACGGATGAACCCAGCTTCACTTCAACATGGCATCTTGGTGGAACTCTTGAGTTGTGAGTTGTGGAGcatcatttagacaaaagtagtgctatGCTGCCATGTTGTGGCAACATGGCCCCATGaaattatgttgaagtgagttgatgaACTTCTTTTCGACAAAAGTAGTTTTTTAAGGTAATAAATGAACAGTAATGCACTTTATTATTGTGTATCTGTAATATTGGCATGCAGCTAAATgtggtaaccaaaatattttttaagtatGCAAATTGTCCTCTAACAAAAGAATATTTGTACCCTAAAAAAGTTGTTAAATGGAGCAAATAAATTAACTAGCATTTAATAGACATCCTGTATAATAATACAGTTTTGAGCAAGTGAAAACGCTTCTTTCCAAATGTGATGTGGACCAAACAAGCAGActaagactgcctgaagaggtgGGGCGAAGGGATCAGGAATTATTGTATTGAATAGGGCATCAGATGCTACTCACATTTCCTCAGGAGTCAGATACCAACTTTGTTGTTGCACTAAGACGAAAGTAAAAATCAGAAAGAGTAGGCTGTTGAGGATCTGAAACAAAATTGAGGCGAGCACCAGCCCGGACATCAGACTCGTTGGGGGGGCGCGTCGCACAAGCTTCTTCCATGCAGGGTTCAAACTTACTAAACAAACCACAAACCAGAACaaaccagttaaaaaaaattgggtgCAGGATCAGGAAACTGGGTTGTGTCATTTCACCTTACACCACCACATAAAGAGTAAATGGAAATTCAACTCAGTGATTATTGTGTACGACTTAATATTACTCACTTGTAAAAATGACTACAGAAAGAATCACAGTGTCGATTAAGAGGTGCAAGTCACCGAAATTGCTGAGAACCTAGGGGACACAATACAGTACACGTCAGGCACATGACAGCTCAGGATCCTCCCTCCGAGTGGCAGCCGTAGCTTGAGTGGCACCCTGTGCGGCTGCACCTGACGCACTTGCCCGAAATCGCCACGGAATCCTCCCACAATGTACATCGAACATAATGTATAAGACTCACTGCTAATCTGATTGTAATTAATGTAATCAGAATGTAATGTAATCATAATTGTGATTGAATTTGTTcaggtttttttgttaaatattaatttacagtgttattgaattttgtttttatattcgAGAGCACATACCTCCACTTAATCATGTGTTAACTGAGATATCAGTGAATGAGGGGTTTTCGCTGTGGATCTAtcaaaaataatccaaatttTCAAAGCTTTATCGATAAACGTTTTCTatacacaaacatttttaaaggaaaaaacaatGCTACTTTTCTGATGGAATAaaattttattgtcattaattattaatattatccTGTCACAGTCCAGTTTGGACAGTTGATGTGCATTCTTGTAATAATTCCTGTGGGTACTGCTCCTCCTTGTGTCTCATCATGTCACCTGTCTTGTCATGGTCCTCTGGCTCAACCAATAAGCCCTTATTTTCTTCCAGATGTGCCTTGTTCTTTGATTAATCTTGTCGTAAAAACAAATCATacgagtgactcgctgtggcaaCTCCTAACAGGGAAAAGCCGAAAATCACTTCTTTAACTCGAtgattttgtttagtttgatggCTGTCGATTGCTGTATTtttcggggtggggggggggagacattAAACAAACTTAAATAAAACTGGTCAATAACCTcgtcatcaccttttttttttttttttttttttaataatgttccTGTTCTTTGCCAGTTTCCTGCCTTTAAATTCACCCGCTACCACCAATCCATTTAATAAGTAAAATACTTGAATACAATGTGAAACTGTCAGGAAGTGTCTAAGCATTTCAGAATAGTTACCAAGTAGAGCAGAATGACGTTGCAGAACATGATGAGGCTGAAGAGGTATATGAATTTGAACACGCAGAAAGTTGTAATAAGAGAAGCACGGCCTTCCCTGTGGACAGTGAGGAAACCACCAGAAtctcaaaaataacatttttcactatcaatttcaattaaatatgaaacTGAAATGTCATTCTCTCTGTGGATAAAAATTGACAACACtggcaaaatctctgcctcttGTACAACTGCAAGCTACCTGATGAGGTTGGTAATGCAGGAGATGTTTGGGATGGAGGAGGTGAAGGGGGAAGCAACAGAGGCCTCCAGCTCAGAGAGAGAGATCCCACTGTGAGCTTTCTTCAGGGCCTGGAAGAGAGAGAAACATCCTCAGTATAATGGGAAGAATACACCAGTTTCATCGCTAACAACCATATCTTTTCAATTTTGACTCAATTATATTGTATGAACATTTTAGTTATGCATAATTATACCAGAAACCAAAGTATCATAGATTGAACGCTGAAAAGACTGTGCTGAAAGTCTCTTGTAACACTGCTATAATTGCcataaatggtgaaaaaagtaATAGTccataattgcctatattaatagtttgaaCTGTAAttataccacacacacacacacacacagaaccgCAGATATGCTGCAcaagataaaatacaaaaaataaaatgttgcccTAATATGTCCCGCACTAAACATGGGCCAACAATGACGTTAGCGGCCATGTTAATAGGCTTGCCACTTTCAAAAAGCTTCATACTGAGCTTTTGACTATTGAATTCACGACGTTCATGTGAACATTGCTGTTTATAAATAATGACATTGCCtgtcaaacatacagtagctcCCTCAAACTCAGGATTTGTGCCCTAACCTCTCTCTTGCTCAAGACTGGATTGCCTTGTCTAGTGGTATCCCAAACTGGCATGAATAGATAACTGTTAAATCTTTACTTCACAACATGCTGACAAACAGCTAAGCACATCCAGACACACAAAAGGGAGAGACATGGACTTTTTCACTAGGACATGAGACCAATTCCTCACAATCCCTCCTGGGATGTTTATTTAATTCTataactacagtggtaccttgacatacAAGTGGCCCAGATGATGAGGTTTTTTTTAGCTGTCGCTTGGCCAAtgcttttgctttgtgttgcgagacGAAATTCCGAGCATCAAATATAGTCCACTGCTGCTCAAGTGAAGTAATAAAACAGATGGAACAATTAAGGTACTATAATACCCacacatgtgggcaaggagagccacagtcccCGATGCACTTTCAGGCATTTCTTGAATGGGAGTACGGGACGTACAGTCAAATACACAagtacaaaatatgaaaattcgcaaggagcatggagaagaGTTACATCAGTTTCCTGATGTAACTTagtaggccacaccccttaaaggcacacaacacaaatatatTAGTGGGTGTCTGAGAGAGACCTTCGACCTAATTACGTgacataaaaccagtttatttcttgacactcttttatgtttttatttatattttattttttccagtttatttctttacattctcttttataatgtttttatttaatgttttttgtaaccaaaAACATGGCAGTAAACAGTGGTTGTGGGCTGGaatggataaatggcatttcaatgggggaaacTACTTAGAGATACAagtgagttacaagcttggtcacagaacaaattaaacttgttaatcaaggtaccactgtataggTTCcacggaagaaaaaaaacaaatgggtaAATAGAAAACCACATATAGGCAGGGGTTCATATGTGTGATTTGCAAATGCTGTAAATACTTACCCCACAGTCATTCGCACCATCCCCACACATCCCAACCGTGTAACTGcatggttaaaaaataattaaaggaGACAAGTTGATTATATTATGCACTAAAACCATAGGAAGAACAGACAATTTGTcagcatgaataaataaatcttaaacAAGCTGACTCGATGCTCTGCAGAGCTTGCACCAGCTGAGTCTTCTGGTCTGGAGTCATGCGGGCAAACACTGTGGCTCTCAGGAGGAGCTTCACCATGCCCATGAGGAGAGATAATGTATAACATGTTCATGCCAGGGCATAGAAAACTATATGAGACAAAAATCTATCTGAGTACCTTCTGGAAAAGTTGTGGAAAATGCTCAGTGATGATAGCAAAGGCTCGGCCACTCACAGCAAAGTGATAGTCTGTGTCCTCCACACTGTGCACCCCATCACCTGAAAAGCTGATCTCAGTCGTCTGAATGTGAACAGAAAATGAGGGaaacacattcaaaaaaataaaacacacgagcatctctccaacagTTAGTtgctctattattattattagtttattttgtgacggcacggtgggcgactggttagggtgcctgcctcacagttctgaggacaggggttcaatccccggccccgcctgtgtggagtttgcatgttctccccgtgcctgcgtgggttttctccgggcactccggtttcctcccacttcccaaaaacatgcgtggtaggttaattgaagactctaaattgcccgtaggtgtgaatggttgtttgtttatatgtcccctccgcttggctggcaaccatttcaggatgtaccccgcctcctgcccgatgatagctgggataggctccagcactcccacgacctttgtgaggataagcggctcagataatggactgatggattttattttgtccACAGCgggactgttttgtttttgtttttcaacctaTACgccgttatttgctgaaaatttcATCTATTTGCAGTTATTGTGCTCTTTATATATCACTGggttacaacattttttttttaacagatttaggacaattttgttttgatgccaggttgttaacagtttattaatcaatTGTTACACACTTtgcttactgtaaattgaatagtaaCTAATAAAAGTAagtacatttaaattgaatgtcacgtcatcattgttcaaaattcagggcatataaacaaaaacatgtggccatagttcaaaaagttgacctgattgagcaaaaccaatgtggTATCAGGATTCAGCccatcaaaattgtcctaaatcagcaaaaaaaaaatctttagacaaaataaatacatgttgttGACCATTGTAATGCTCTAAGCTACCATCAGATGGTGCCAAACCCCTGTTAAAATAAGAATTGgtctcaaggaagtatgttgaatagatacatctcgactgagaccCCTTCCACACGGAAACGAAGTGTATCccacaaaggtttttttttttttatcgtttcTACATTACGTCAACATGGAACAGGCGTTTTGGCAGCCCAATTAcgatccttttttttaatttttttttaactgagtcGCAGAGtgaatcaaatttaaaatttcTGCTCTTGCCTTTCAGTGTGTACAACACGTTCGCATCTTTCATGAGATGATGATGCGGTAGTTCCCAGATATTGCGTGACCGTGCGCtaccaccaccaacaacaacacatctCTATGCCAGTCCACCAAAATATTCATTCACGTAAAAAAGACTTCTGCTCTATATCATTCACGTGTTTATTTGCAAACCCTAGACAGGTCTgtaattgtgcttttttttaagaCCATGAAGGGAAGCCCCGTATAGGAGCTGCATTAAAGTAAACAAATCTGTGTGCCTCCAGGTTACAAAACAAGTATGTGCAAACCTGAAATCTTGATGATTGGTTAAAGTTCGAACAGTTGTTTCCTTCAATCCACAGACATACAATtataacctttttttattgtgcttcTTATGTTTGATGTTAAGTTTTCCTGATACccattttggaaaatgttctCATCTCTCCATCAGTAAATCATCAAagataattatattttttgcatgACATTCTCTGTCTTACCTGATTATTTTCCAGATCAATGTTCTCAGAGTAGCGCCATGTGATACTAGCGGGATTTTGACCATTAGGAGGCACAGCATCAGCAATAATGACTTTCTCACGTACTTGAATCATTCCACAGCCACGAGCCACCGATATTGCTGTCAACATGTTGTCACCTAACAGTACACAAAAGTGATGGCAAAGAACAACGAACTTTATGTGAACGTGAAACATTCATGACGTGACAAAGTATCGAAAATATGTTTACCTGTAACCATCAAAGTTCGAATGTTCGCCTGTCGTAACTCAAGCAACACGCCAGCAGTCTCTTCTTTGATTTTGTTCTGCATGATGATCAAACCAAGGAAGTCCATGTTGGTCTCTATCTGCTCTCTGGTTAGACCAAGCACACGGCAATGTAAAACAGACTAAAATCAACcatatatactgtacctgtatatatatataaatctatcGATAGATAGGGTTatggggggagagagagagagagagagagagagagagagagagagagagagagagagagagatagaacAGGGGTCCCCAACATGGTGCCCACCGGACCACAGGAATAGCCCGTGGGCTTGTTCTACAAATTCCTCATCAGTGATGGGATATTGTGTTTTCCCAGGAATGTTGAAGCAGTGTACAAACAGTTACAGTTCAATAAATTGGAGTATGGTacaaaagtcaatttatttcagtactttaTATAGACTCGTTTAATGATACTTGTTACTcgtggggaagaaaaaaaaaaagcaatggattGACTTGGATCAAATTACCCACGAAGCCAtattgtctctggtgaaagtttacaaaactatccatcataaaatgtgcactgcagagtcgggggtggtgttgatgttcagctcgccatctgcgtgtGTCTTCAAAGTCAATCTACCACCTCCCCCGCTCCCAATGATGAATAGTAAACTCTGTCTGCACTGGACACGCACGCCCTCCCGTTGACGAACAGTTTTTGCTCAGGAAAAGTCTGCCACCCACtctcaaaagaaaagaagataAAAGTAGTTGGCCTCTAACATCACCACACCTTTGCACACCACTCGTGGGAAATTTTTACAATACTGCAATAATTCTGCATTTGGCTGAATACCTACCGGCAGAGGCTGTGGACTTCAAGCAGGGAGAGTTCAGACTGCAGTTGGTGATGTGCCAGGGCAATAACCCTGAACCCCTGCATGGTATAAGACTCCAGAGTCTCTGTTAAACTCTGTGGGACTGGAGATAAACAGAAGCGCAGTAGGTCAGTCTGTCATTTGTCAAGACGAATCGtaagtcaaaaataaaatacaaatgttggagccctcgtaagtcaaggtaacactgtaTTGGCAATTAAAGTGATTGAAGGTACTCAAAATGCAACCCATTTGACAAACTATGGACATAATATACTACTTAAGATGTCCATGGACACATGTCTGACCTGTGTGTGGTTTGCAGAGGTTAGCCACAGTCTCTGGTGCTCCTTTCAGGTAGATGTCAAAGTGATTTTGTCCTAGCTGCCGGGCTACCACACTCATCCTCTGCAGCGCCGAGGAGAAGGGGAACTGGTGCACAATGCCAAACTCACCAGCCTGAAAAGTGAAAGACTTTGGGGTTTTGCATACAggatcaattaaaaaaatacacagtacGGTATCCTGGTTTGAAGGATTACCTGATCTGGAAATTTAACAACTTTGGAAATTCTGGCATTGTAAAGTGCAGTGTGGTATTCAGTTGCCTCCTCAAGAgtctgaacaaaacaaaatatatgatgATAACTCAGAAAACGTGAATTGTGTGTTAGGGGGTCTGGATTGCTAGACTTGCCATCAAGTATAAAAACTACACAGCCAAGTCAACTTTTGGTGAGTTGCCTGCTTCCTAAAATGTTTCTGAAAGCAAAAATTGGACAATTGtatgtttcctttaaaaaaattaatcctACTGTTTTCTTGTATAATGTAGCCATCGTGACAGCAGTCTCACAGGAAGGGaaacacactttaaacattCAGTGCTCCTTACCGAGCCAGTGGCGCTGAACACCTTGACGTCTAAAGGGTCTCCACAGAGTTTGCCTTCTATGCTGATCAAGGAATGGCAAGTAGCCATGCAGGCGGCAAAATAAGTCTTTTTAGATACCTCAGCGGCTGGAGCTAAAAAACTGGGCGTGACAAGAAAGAAATGACCCAACAAATAGACTGATTTTTAGGTACCAAGTGAATAAAATCACAATCACAGTGCATTTATTGAAGGTTGCAGTGTAGTGTAGTGCTTATTAATGACATCATGGAAgaaatgtgaatttatttttcaagaatgaAAAAAGGACACTATCTCGTTGACTTTGACCATACTATGAAacaccccaacttcattgagATGCAGTAATCTCATCAGTAAAGCTAGAATTggcatccatgcatccatcctttttcattaccgcttatcctcactagggtcgcgggctgctggagcccatcccagctatctccgggcgggaggcggggtacaccccgaactgctcgccagccaatcgcagggcacatataaacaaacaaccagtggcatacacattcacacctacgggcaatgtagagtcttcaaacaacctaccacgcatgtttttgggatccgggaggaaaccggattgggtggaggaaacccacccaggcacagggagaacatgcaaactccacacaggcggggccgggatttgatccccgttccccagaactgtgaggcagatatgctaactagtcgtccaccgtgccagctTAGAATTGGCATATAACCTTTTACTATTAGCATATCCTCTCTGCATAGGTCGCTGTCCGGCGGAAACCTTGaaagtccaaatatggtcaactTCGTATTgctttcacaaatcaatactattggtcgACTCTGCCGCCGTCTGTTACTTTTACGCCTTATTACCAATTTAAAGAGTTGAATaaagcttgagaacaaatctactTTATtaaccagaatcatctttatttgtcaagtatgtcaaaaacacaaggaatttgtctccggtagttggagctgctcacgttcgacaacagacagccattttacaaaaaatacttttgagacataaaaacacacgacGGAGAGACACtaagcaatgaaaggttaccggtaatgtgataatgctgatacaatgacaattgtgaaaatgatccagtcctctcgcaatttagagcagtttgaaatgactaagaAAGCAATAATCGGGTACATTGGCCATTGTGCAGAGTCTTCAAGAAATTCaaacagtttaaagtgactagtagtgcaataatctggaacagtgacaattgtgcaaatggcacaGATTGTTCTCAAGCACTAGTGGTCAGTATTGGTCAAGAACAGATATTCAAATAATGCAGAGTGACGAGACtagtacagtgagtgcatgaataaTGCAGAAGTGTCCCAACAGAGATTTCACAACAATCGCAAGACAAATTTGGCAGCATGttcaatggaattgtaagttatcTGTTtaggaagttaatggcaagagggacgaagctgctggttttagtttagtttggaTTGATCGATGCACCAACTTGAACCATGCGGTGTTTCTTAATTCAAGCAagatggcttttttttaaattattattatttcctgaaAACTAGTGATTTTGAAGGTGCCATGATTCTGTTTAACAGTCACGAGATAGTTATttgatcaaatgtatttttatgtattgtaatgtgttttatgtATGTTTCTTGGCTTACAAGAAAATTGTAAGGTCTGTCATCATGACTGCCTACAGTCAAATGATGAAACTGCATATAAATTAAATGTTTGCCAGTTAGGTTTTCCAGCCAGGTGTGATATATTTCTTATGACTTCCCAGCAGTCTCAAATGCCAGCTAACCTCATTTTGTCACTGAAAACAGTGTCTTCAGAAGATAAAGGTTGTGAACATACTCTACATTTAGTGCACACATTTCAACATCACAACTTAGTCCCTCAAGCTGATTCACCTTTCACTATTGCACTAGATCATACAGTGTTATATATAGCTGGATAGATTGATATATATCAGACAACAAGAGATGCACCAGTAGTTGTTGTCATAATAATACAGACTTTAAGTGATCCATGTTAAGGAGGACCCAGAAGCTTGAAACTAAAAGGTTAAATTACTTACATGCCATCTTCAGCTCTCTGAATACCCCAAAGGTCCAAATAGTCTTCAGTGAGCGTGCCAGTCTAGTAAATATTGACGGTAAGGTATGCAAATTAGGTTGACACTCATTAATTAGACATAAAAAAGCTCATTTGACTAGTTTAGCTCAATCAACAGGCAACACCCTATTCCTATTAGGATAAGAAAatatcagatatttacaggattCGATGCTAAGAAGCTCTGACTAGTAAAATCCATTTGTCAGtccaaaagacaaaaatgcacTGATGCTGTGGTCTTCA
This window contains:
- the LOC133411511 gene encoding polyamine-transporting ATPase 13A3-like — protein: MKNREMKFINQGLEDEMEVWGYRPCLWKMILVGVGAVCSGGLLLLLLYWLPEWGVKATCTLSSLREAHTLLLRTTDDFRQWVRAKVHMMLAPGKTPFDSVAHQSTAPLPNEHHQQRLTGELKDQDGNFNYRESINIVHYFTHNSIKYYWNEGTQDFETFKGLEDTKVSCGGIHRDHSNGLTKTIQDYRALFFGKNDIDVKVPSLFKVFVKEVLNPFYIFQLFAIILWAVQDYFPYSLTMLILSSILIAASLYSIRKHYVKLHYLVVAHSLVQVSVCRRNKDVEQVMSTELVPGDVITIPTNGIIMPCDAVLICGTCIVNESILTGESVPVTKTSLPSSGDGAERIYNTEEQKRHTLFCGSHVIQSHYYAGALAKVVVVRTGFSTEKGQLVRSILHPKPTNFKLHRDATQSLMCLGVLAFLGFIYTIVVDVVLRVPIKNLIFDALNILVVAVPPILPVALTAGLVHAQRRMKRVGIFCISPQRINISGQLNLVCFDKTGTLTEDYLDLWGIQRAEDGIFLAPAAEVSKKTYFAACMATCHSLISIEGKLCGDPLDVKVFSATGSTLEEATEYHTALYNARISKVVKFPDQAGEFGIVHQFPFSSALQRMSVVARQLGQNHFDIYLKGAPETVANLCKPHTVPQSLTETLESYTMQGFRVIALAHHQLQSELSLLEVHSLCREQIETNMDFLGLIIMQNKIKEETAGVLLELRQANIRTLMVTGDNMLTAISVARGCGMIQVREKVIIADAVPPNGQNPASITWRYSENIDLENNQTTEISFSGDGVHSVEDTDYHFAVSGRAFAIITEHFPQLFQKLLLRATVFARMTPDQKTQLVQALQSIDYTVGMCGDGANDCGALKKAHSGISLSELEASVASPFTSSIPNISCITNLIREGRASLITTFCVFKFIYLFSLIMFCNVILLYLVLSNFGDLHLLIDTVILSVVIFTISLNPAWKKLVRRAPPTSLMSGLVLASILFQILNSLLFLIFTFVLVQQQSWYLTPEEMKRNESSFIDTYSLNQTEAEGLYIIKSFESTSLFYVSAFQYLIVAVVFSKGKPFRQPSYKNWSFVLTCAILYAFLLFIMLYPIPAVDEMMMFATIPYDWRITLLIIILAHAVLSLILENLILDTLWKFVPTNPGVKWTTTSQTANTTQMVNDCWCSAFLSRIFFRKNRPPKTKYKCLTLKLQEEVDWPPAPSTITYASRPQYHISVPF